Proteins from a genomic interval of Cottoperca gobio unplaced genomic scaffold, fCotGob3.1 fCotGob3_200arrow_ctg1, whole genome shotgun sequence:
- the arhgap15 gene encoding rho GTPase-activating protein 15, with the protein MPGTRMTNLQSAAKPALMEPPQRRAATQGDVQMRMKSSQNSSERLSQSKSMVLQESDLPQNPISRHRRNQSQHNVNVAGAATFEPLVELKGDLLNVAKISDSGKKQRKNWTLMWSVLTSDQLLFYKERQQEANLKTGSKTDVVQLCGAVVEWTTEKSSRKNVFQITTNTGSDYLLQADSYSTASKWYAAIRKIVDFSTKLPLRRSNSTEYLSRHSSLPGHGSASPNAKQRNPVHRRSINMFGSSKLKHSTSDSADKNGVKNRLKKFIIRRPSMKTLQEKGLIKDRVFGCHLLTLCEREGATVPRFVQICLDAIDKRGLEVDGIYRVSGNLATIQKLRFIVDQEEDLNLDHSQWEDIHVVTGALKMFFRELPEPLFPFRFFQLFVEAVKIKESKHKVQAVKKLIQELPKPNQDTMKLLFKHLHGVLAFSRKNLMSSQGIGIVFGPTLMWPEMDAGNMAVNMIYQNQIVEFILIESREIFNLDRM; encoded by the exons AATGACGAACCTGCAGAGCGCCGCAAAGCCAGCGTTAATGGAGCCTCCACAGCGCCGCGCAGCAACGCAGGGAGACGTGCAGATGCGCATGAAGAGCTCCCAGAACTCCAGTGAACGCCTCAGTCAGTCCAAGTCCATGGTGCTGCAGGAGTCCGACCTCCCACAGAACCCT aTCTCTCGGCATCGCAGGAATCAGTCTCAGCACAACGTGAACGTTgcaggagctgccacttttgaACCATTG GTGGAGCTGAAAGGGGACCTCCTGAATGTGGCTAAGATCTCAGACAGCGGTAAGAAACAAAGGAAGAACTGGACCTTGATGTGGAGCGTACTGACCTCAGACCagctgctgttttataaagaGAGACAACAAGAAGCTAATCTG AAAACAGGAAGTAAGACAGATGTGGTTCAgctgtgtggtgctgttgtCGAGTGGACGACAGAGAAGTCAAGCAGGAAAAATGTCTTCCAG ATCAcaacaaacacaggaagtgattaCCTCCTTCAGGCTGACAGTTACTCCACCGCCAGTAAATGGTACGCTGCCATCAGAAAGATCGTTGACTTTTCA ACTAAGCTTCCTCTGAGGAGGTCAAACAGCACAGAGTACCTGTCCAGACATAGCTCACTACCTGGACATGGATCAGCATCCCCCAACGCCAAGCAACGCAACCCGGTCCACAGACGCTCCATCA ATATGTTTGGCAGCTCCAAATTGAAACACAGCACCTCCGACAGCGCCGACAAGAATGGAGTGAAGAACCGACTGAAGAAGTTCATCATCAGACGTCCGTCCATGAAGACACTGCAGGAGAAAGGCCTCATCAAAG ATCGAGTTTTCGGCTGTCATCTGTTGACTCTCTGCGAGCGTGAAGGAGCCACAGTGCCGAGGTTTGTCCAGATCTGTTTGGACGCCATTGACAAGCGAG GTCTGGAGGTTGACGGGATCTACAGAGTCAGTGGAAATCTTGCCACAATCCAGAAACTTCGCTTCATCGTCGATCAGG AGGAGGACCTGAACCTGGACCACAGTCAGTGGGAGGACATCCACGTCGTCACTGGAGCACTCAAGATGTTTTTCCGGGAACTGCCCGAGCCGCTATTCCCCTTCAGATTCTTCCAGCTGTTTGTGGAGGCTGTCA AGATTAAAGAATCCAAACATAAAGTTCAGGCTGTGAAGAAACTGATCCAGGAGCTGCCCAAACCTAACCAGGACACCATGAAGCTGCTCTTCAAACACCTGCACGG AGTTCTGGCCTTTTCCAGGAAGAACCTGATGTCCTCTCAAGGCATCGGCATCGTTTTCGGCCCCACGCTGATGTGGCCCGAGATGGACGCAGGAAACATGGCCGTCAACATGATCTACCAGAACCAGATTGTGGAGTTCATCCTTATTGAGAGCCGAGAAATCTTCAACCTGGACAGGATGTAA